A genome region from Rhodanobacter thiooxydans includes the following:
- the ispE gene encoding 4-(cytidine 5'-diphospho)-2-C-methyl-D-erythritol kinase yields MPFPIERAEPNQVEALCAIERQAVQLFRGHPVWPSYSAMAIPSELLGQAIGRGLVWVARDGTGEPVGFVWLDTELSDGAIGIAEIDVLPAYGRRGIGAALLEHACAWAREAGYRWVGLGTLAEVPWNAPFYAKHGFAVVDKDDPAFAFARERDRENGFPDELRVFMSRPLAPPAPGEWTVWPAPAKLNLFLRITGRRADGYHELQTVFRLLDWGDEVRLRVRDDGVVRRTREVAGVPEAADLVMRAAQLLRERTGTPLGVDIAVDKRIPMGGGLGGGSSDAATVLVALNQLWRLGLDEGVLAELGCRLGADVPVFVRGRSAWAEGVGERLIPLALPTRHYVVLDPHEPVPTAALFQAPELTRNAPPATISSFVSGETTENAFTPVVRARHPRVAAALDWLGGFGQARLSGSGGCVFLELRSLERAQAVARQCPATFTAHLATGVEVSPLHEAAARHRHAA; encoded by the coding sequence ATGCCTTTCCCGATCGAACGCGCCGAGCCGAACCAGGTCGAGGCGCTGTGCGCGATCGAGCGCCAGGCGGTGCAGCTGTTTCGCGGCCATCCGGTGTGGCCCAGCTACTCGGCCATGGCGATCCCGTCGGAACTGCTGGGCCAGGCAATTGGCCGCGGCCTGGTCTGGGTGGCGCGGGATGGCACCGGCGAGCCGGTCGGCTTCGTCTGGCTGGACACGGAACTGTCCGATGGCGCGATTGGCATTGCCGAGATCGACGTGCTGCCGGCGTACGGCCGGCGCGGCATCGGTGCGGCCCTGCTCGAGCATGCCTGCGCCTGGGCGCGCGAGGCCGGTTACCGGTGGGTGGGCCTAGGCACCCTGGCCGAGGTGCCGTGGAACGCGCCGTTCTACGCCAAACACGGTTTTGCCGTGGTCGACAAGGACGATCCGGCGTTTGCGTTTGCGCGTGAGCGCGATCGCGAGAACGGCTTCCCCGACGAGCTGCGGGTATTCATGAGCCGGCCGCTGGCACCGCCGGCGCCCGGTGAGTGGACGGTGTGGCCGGCGCCGGCCAAGCTGAACCTGTTCCTGCGCATCACCGGGCGGCGGGCGGACGGCTATCACGAGCTGCAGACGGTGTTCCGCCTGCTCGACTGGGGCGACGAGGTACGCCTGCGCGTGCGCGACGACGGTGTGGTCCGGCGCACGCGCGAGGTGGCAGGTGTCCCCGAAGCCGCCGACCTGGTGATGCGGGCGGCACAGTTGCTGCGGGAACGCACCGGCACGCCGCTGGGCGTCGACATCGCCGTGGACAAGCGCATCCCGATGGGCGGCGGCTTGGGCGGCGGCAGCTCCGACGCGGCGACCGTGCTGGTGGCGTTGAACCAGTTGTGGCGACTGGGCTTGGACGAGGGGGTGCTGGCGGAGCTGGGGTGCCGGCTCGGCGCCGACGTGCCGGTATTCGTGCGCGGCCGCTCGGCCTGGGCCGAAGGCGTCGGTGAGCGGCTCATCCCGCTGGCCTTGCCGACACGCCATTACGTGGTGCTCGACCCGCACGAGCCGGTGCCGACCGCGGCGCTGTTTCAAGCGCCTGAATTGACACGAAATGCCCCGCCGGCGACAATTTCATCCTTTGTTTCCGGCGAAACGACGGAAAACGCCTTCACGCCAGTAGTGCGCGCGCGACACCCGCGGGTGGCCGCGGCGCTGGACTGGCTGGGCGGTTTCGGCCAGGCGCGGCTTTCCGGCAGCGGCGGTTGCGTGTTCCTGGAGCTGCGCTCGCTGGAGCGGGCGCAGGCGGTGGCGCGGCAGTGCCCGGCGACGTTCACGGCGCATCTGGCCACGGGTGTCGAGGTGTCGCCCCTGCACGAGGCCGCGGCGCGC